The following are from one region of the Nicotiana tomentosiformis chromosome 7, ASM39032v3, whole genome shotgun sequence genome:
- the LOC138895836 gene encoding uncharacterized protein, with translation MAEELKKLTSRVQGVEGGKGIEGLNYEDLCIQPDVKLSEGYKPPKFDMFDGTGDPMVHLRTYCDKLVGVGKDERIRMKLFMRSLTGDALSWYISQNPKKWVSWVSIASDFMDRFRFNMENAPDVFYIQNLKKKTMETFREYATRWRSEAAKVSLALEEEQVNKFFVRAQDPQYYERLMVIENHKFSDIIKLGERIEEGIKSRMATNFEALQATNKALQSGGISKKKEVGAAMVAQGPKSPLTYQTPPPTYQPSPPRYAQPATTYHTYNTQPAYYHSPPARQNYQKPRPNFDRRPPRQYTPIAEPIDQLYERLKVAGYVTLIPAVAIENSSQWVNPSKIYAYHSGMKGHTIDECSTLKDKIQTQIDTKVIQAKEVAPNVCNNPLPDHRGERVNMIETDEEWDPEGSIGLIQEGDNPKKHAVTLTPIVVHIQPPVEVEVAALTPFEVETTLVAIPAPFEVEITTPFTMTVASAPPFKSNVVPWDYVAEARRKGKAKMEEFGAAQRMTSTGRIYTPENLGGTSREAASKQPHHQNWPR, from the coding sequence ATGGCAGAGGAACTTAAGAAGCTCACAAGCCGAGTCCAGGGTGTCGAAGGGGgtaaaggcattgagggtttgaattatgaagatctgtgtattcagccagacgtAAAACtgtcggagggttacaaacctcctaagttcgataTGTTTGACGGAACAGGTGACCCAATGGTGCATCTAAGAACATACTGTGACAAGCTCGTAGGAGTTGGAAAGGATGAGAGGATtcgcatgaagctgttcatgagaagtCTCACTGGGGACGCcctatcttggtacatcagtcaaaatcCCAAGAAGTGGGTTAGTTGGGTAAGCAtagcatcagatttcatggatcgattCAGGTTTAATATGGAGAATGCACCAGACGTCTTCTACAtacagaatctcaagaagaagacAATGGAGACttttcgcgagtatgctactcgatggagATCAGAAGCCGCGAAAGTAAGTCTGGCATTGGAAGAAGAGCAggtgaacaagttctttgttcgGGCCCAGGATCCACAAtactatgaaaggttgatggttatcGAGAACCAcaaattctccgacatcatcaagctaGGGGAAAGGATTGAAGAAGGGATCAAGAGCAGAATGGCAACAAATTTTGAGGCATTACAGGCTACAAACAAAGCATTGCAGTCAGGGGGTATatccaaaaagaaagaagtagGGGCCgcgatggtagcccaaggtccaaaatctcctcttacataccaaacccctccacccacatatcagccttcacctcctagATATGCACAACCCGCCACTacctaccacacttataacacccagccagcatattatcactcaccgccagcccgccaaaactatcAGAAACCCAGACCAAATTTTGATCGCaggccacccagacaatacacccctatTGCTGAACCCATCGATCAATTATACGAGAGACTAAAAGTTGCTGGATATGTCACTCTTATTCCCGCTGTTGCCATAGAAAActcctctcaatgggtcaatccaagCAAAATATATGCCTACCACTccggcatgaaaggtcataccatTGATGAATGTAGCACCCTGAAAGACAAGATCCAGACACAAATCGATAccaaggttatacaagcaaaggaggTTGCACCTAACGTTTGCAATAATCCCCTCCCAGATCATAGGGGCGAGAGAGTAAATATGATAGagactgatgaagaatgggacccaGAAGGGTCGATTGGGCTTATTCAAGAAGGGGATAACCCAAAGAAACATGCGGTCACTCTTACTCCTATTGTGGTACACATACAGCCACCAGTTGAAGTTGAAGTAGCCGCACTAACCCCGTTTGAGGTAGAAACAACACTTGTAGCTATACCTGCTCCATTCGAAGTAGAAATAACCACACCTTTCACTATGACAGTAGCATCCGCACCGCCCTTTAAATCCAATGTCGTGCCCTGGGACTATGTTGCAGAAGCCAGgaggaaaggaaaagcaaaaatggaagaatttgGTGCAGCACAAAGGATGACCAGTACTGGTAGAATTTATACACCTGAGAATTTGGGAGGAACGAGTAGAGAAGCTGCTTCCAAGCAACCCCATCATCAAAACTGGcccagatga
- the LOC138895837 gene encoding uncharacterized protein, with protein sequence MDPLKYIFQKPMPTGKLAKWQILLSEFAIIYVTQKSVKGQALADHLAENPIGREYEPLKTYFPDEEVSFVGGDIAESYDSWRMFFDGAANFKGVGIGAVLVSKTGQHYPVSAKLRFPCTNNIAEYEASILVLNLAVDMNIQELLIIGDLDLRVHQVKGEWVTKNTKILPYLYHVQEMMKRFTKIEFRHVPRIQNEFGDASATLSSMIQHP encoded by the coding sequence ATGGATCCactgaagtacatctttcagaagcctatgcctaCAGGAAAGCTGGCCAAATGGCAAATATTGTTGAGTGAGTTTGCCATCATATATGTAACTCAGAAGtcggttaagggacaagcattagcagATCATCTTGCAGAAAATCCTATAGGaagagaatacgaaccactgaaaacgtattttcctgatgaagaagtgtcTTTTGTAGGAGGAGATATTGCTGAATCCTACGATagttggagaatgtttttcgatggagctgcaaatttcaaaggagtcgGTATCGGAGCCGTTTTGGTGTCAAAAAccggtcaacattatccggtgtccgcaaaactcaggtttccatgcaccaataatataGCGGAATATGAGGCTTCCATATTGGtgctcaatttggccgttgacatgaatatccaggaattactgaTAATTGGCGATTTAGATCTGCGGGTACATCAGGTGAAGGGAGAATGGgttacaaagaataccaagatattaccatatctatatcatgtgcaagagatgatgaagaggttcacgaagatagagtttagacatgtcccgagaatccagaatgagttcggaGATGCAtcggccactttgtcctccatgatacagcatccgtaa